Proteins encoded by one window of Candidatus Obscuribacter sp.:
- a CDS encoding M1 family metallopeptidase — protein MYKNCSHRNGGDFSATEVMLGSKFRLPRHVLPLHYDLELTPDLVALTFFGAVAIDIKVTKASSEILINTKDLRLGRISIENSNGTVLEGTAENDDELQRTAIKFAGKVGKGKWRLKINFAGVLNDELKGFYRSTWKDDKGVEHVIATTQFEATDARRAFPCFDEPNMKATFKVTLNVPHGYEALSAMRPTSESTISVESPAEFTDSGVMMMEPRLLKRVEFAVTPKMSTYYLAFVVGELACGGSVMSRGTELRFWTIPGMEDQLKFAQGVGAFAFAWLEDYCQTKYIGDDKIDFVAVPDFAAGAMENLGCIIYRMTDLCLNEATATQDQRERVAHVVVHELVHMRFGDDATMDWWDNLWLNESFATLLENMGVDAMFPEWKTWSSFALSRASAFGLDQLHSTHSIQVAVDNPFEIDQIFDLISYEKGCSVLRMLEQFIGPEAFRAGVRIYCKRHHLANTVADDLWNALDEGAAASGLKISVRNLMDKWVFTPGHPLVTVGVSSLPGCIKLTQDEFKVLSKDGAKKPLWPIPLKLRAKTRDGIIEQSLVFGEKSHDYYIGEGVEWVVVNAHGDGFFRVSYETQMLAKLLPVLKSAMGQIEQYNLLNDAWSATRALKMDIIDYLKLVDTMGSSEDPNVWHRIAGSLGYLHDITHGPIKEAVAGKVRALFKPLYAKLGIAAGAGEDTKRMELRVRVLRSLGVVGNYAPVIENAKAIYAKWKADPKSVDSDVFDAMLSVLCEHGGNAMYDEFDVLRTTSPTAQECESFMFALTSFSDPALVQRSLDLVLSGGITKQYAPSFLASLLGNREASAVVWQATKDNWSKIKGMWTESMVARLFGALSVFDTAAQEADVLAFFAANPVDSTKMKLAQGLEQLRISVLVRQSIDACEGPVLRYFLPSDQEGCISPDVGAGDKADGTAGGKAADAAAPSGETAAQTSAKTATQISEGSSEPSGVDNK, from the coding sequence ATGTACAAAAACTGCAGCCACCGCAATGGCGGTGACTTCTCTGCTACTGAAGTGATGCTTGGCAGCAAGTTCCGCCTGCCCCGCCATGTGCTGCCGCTTCACTATGATCTGGAGCTGACTCCGGACCTCGTCGCCCTGACCTTCTTTGGTGCGGTGGCAATCGACATCAAGGTCACAAAGGCCAGCTCGGAGATCTTGATCAACACCAAGGATCTGCGCCTGGGCCGCATCTCCATCGAAAACTCCAACGGCACCGTGCTGGAAGGCACTGCCGAGAACGACGATGAGTTGCAGCGCACTGCCATCAAGTTCGCCGGCAAGGTGGGCAAGGGCAAGTGGCGCCTCAAGATCAACTTCGCCGGTGTCCTCAACGATGAGTTGAAGGGCTTCTACCGCAGCACCTGGAAGGACGACAAGGGCGTCGAGCATGTCATCGCCACGACGCAGTTCGAGGCCACCGACGCTCGCCGCGCGTTCCCGTGCTTCGACGAGCCCAACATGAAGGCCACCTTCAAGGTCACCCTCAACGTGCCGCACGGCTACGAGGCGCTCTCGGCCATGCGTCCGACGAGCGAATCCACCATCTCGGTCGAATCCCCCGCGGAATTCACCGACAGCGGTGTGATGATGATGGAGCCCCGCTTGCTCAAGCGAGTGGAGTTTGCTGTCACCCCCAAGATGTCCACCTACTACCTGGCCTTCGTGGTCGGCGAGCTGGCTTGCGGCGGCAGCGTCATGTCGCGCGGCACCGAGCTGCGCTTCTGGACCATCCCGGGCATGGAAGACCAGCTCAAGTTTGCTCAGGGCGTCGGTGCGTTTGCCTTCGCCTGGCTGGAGGACTACTGCCAGACCAAGTACATCGGCGATGACAAAATCGACTTCGTGGCTGTCCCGGACTTCGCTGCCGGCGCCATGGAAAACCTCGGCTGCATCATCTACCGCATGACGGACCTGTGCCTCAACGAGGCCACCGCCACGCAGGATCAGCGCGAGCGTGTCGCTCACGTCGTCGTCCACGAGCTGGTGCACATGCGCTTCGGCGATGATGCCACCATGGACTGGTGGGACAACCTCTGGCTCAACGAGAGCTTTGCCACTCTGCTCGAAAACATGGGCGTCGACGCCATGTTCCCGGAGTGGAAGACCTGGAGCTCGTTTGCTCTGTCGCGCGCCAGTGCCTTTGGTCTCGACCAGCTGCACAGCACGCACTCCATCCAGGTGGCTGTCGACAACCCCTTCGAGATCGATCAGATCTTCGACCTGATCTCCTACGAGAAGGGTTGCAGCGTGCTGCGCATGCTGGAGCAGTTCATCGGGCCGGAAGCCTTCCGTGCGGGCGTGCGCATCTACTGCAAGCGTCATCACCTGGCCAACACCGTCGCTGACGACCTCTGGAACGCTCTCGATGAGGGCGCTGCCGCTTCGGGTCTGAAGATTTCGGTGCGCAACCTGATGGACAAGTGGGTCTTCACCCCCGGCCATCCGCTGGTCACCGTCGGTGTTTCGTCCTTGCCCGGCTGCATCAAGCTGACGCAGGATGAGTTCAAGGTGCTGAGCAAAGACGGCGCCAAAAAGCCGCTCTGGCCGATTCCGCTCAAGCTGCGCGCCAAGACTCGCGACGGCATCATCGAGCAGTCGCTGGTGTTCGGCGAGAAGAGCCATGACTATTACATCGGCGAAGGTGTCGAGTGGGTCGTGGTCAACGCTCATGGCGACGGGTTCTTCCGTGTCAGCTATGAGACCCAGATGTTGGCCAAGCTGTTGCCGGTGCTCAAGTCCGCGATGGGCCAAATCGAGCAGTACAACCTGCTCAACGACGCCTGGAGCGCCACTCGTGCGCTCAAGATGGACATCATCGACTACCTCAAGCTCGTGGACACCATGGGCTCTTCCGAGGACCCCAATGTCTGGCACCGCATCGCCGGTTCGCTGGGCTATCTGCACGACATCACCCACGGTCCCATCAAGGAAGCCGTGGCCGGCAAGGTGCGGGCGCTCTTCAAGCCGCTCTACGCCAAGCTGGGCATCGCTGCTGGTGCGGGCGAAGACACCAAGCGCATGGAACTCCGTGTGCGCGTGTTGCGTAGCCTCGGTGTCGTGGGCAACTACGCGCCGGTTATTGAAAACGCCAAGGCCATCTACGCCAAGTGGAAGGCCGATCCCAAGTCGGTCGACAGCGACGTCTTCGACGCCATGCTGTCGGTGCTCTGCGAGCATGGTGGCAACGCCATGTACGACGAGTTCGACGTGCTGCGCACCACGAGCCCGACGGCTCAGGAGTGCGAGAGCTTCATGTTCGCTCTGACGTCGTTCTCCGACCCGGCGCTGGTGCAGCGTTCGCTCGACCTGGTGTTGAGCGGCGGCATCACCAAGCAGTATGCGCCTTCCTTCCTTGCCTCTCTGTTGGGCAATCGGGAAGCGAGTGCTGTTGTCTGGCAGGCGACCAAGGACAACTGGAGCAAGATCAAGGGCATGTGGACCGAGTCCATGGTGGCTCGTCTCTTCGGTGCTCTGAGCGTCTTCGATACGGCGGCGCAGGAGGCTGATGTCTTGGCTTTCTTTGCTGCCAACCCGGTCGACTCCACCAAGATGAAGCTCGCTCAGGGTCTCGAGCAGCTTCGCATCAGCGTGCTGGTGCGTCAGTCCATCGATGCCTGCGAAGGTCCGGTGCTGCGCTACTTCCTGCCGTCGGATCAGGAAGGCTGCATCTCTCCGGATGTGGGCGCCGGTGACAAGGCTGACGGGACGGCAGGTGGCAAGGCGGCTGACGCTGCTGCGCCGTCGGGCGAGACTGCGGCCCAGACTTCGGCCAAGACTGCGACTCAGATTTCGGAAGGTTCCTCGGAGCCTTCTGGGGTCGACAACAAGTAA
- a CDS encoding FMN-binding glutamate synthase family protein: MAVHDFFIDSRHAIRRNFPLIGWCRYGLELIGAELRQYWFMSDTEEAPYNRITRSYIYRSAKGINNNLGFGTQRKYKEVGEIHVLPGMFPIPDTERQGNRLPPLIIGPKRRKPYACAWPINISGMSWGALSEEAVRALSSGAKLANIHMATGEGGLTPFHLDGVVKRVETADSLRNSLGKMVSRVTFGLVKEPASPVREIVGGGRIIVQLGPAKFGFRKSVTRATAEQLLRGIYRFAGQSPEAPFTMLDLDKVRKVAENDQIVGFELKLAQGAKPGQGGKLPKEKITAQLAEWRGIPMGEDCYSPNAWDEFNDVPSLFRFVTLMQETTGKPVGIKIVVGRDEAVRDIARHMKETGEAPDWITVDGGEGGTGAAPVDLADRAGLPILHAIPKVDTILREEGVRDMTVIVASGQIARGDDVAIAIAMGADMVNIGRGNLIAEGCIMALRCHTNQCPTGITTQDPRLRRGLDPQDKYVKVANYNMVLQRSLLMFMKTACVRTPWELTRAHLSVVMEPMVEKRLDEVHPYPDGSNGKRNPVLGALPVDDEAQADRFGPKLIKIEQVR, from the coding sequence GTGGCGGTGCACGATTTCTTCATCGATAGCCGTCATGCCATTCGCCGCAATTTCCCGCTGATTGGCTGGTGCCGCTATGGCCTCGAGCTTATCGGCGCGGAGCTGAGGCAGTACTGGTTTATGAGCGACACCGAGGAAGCGCCCTACAATCGCATCACTCGCAGCTACATCTACCGTTCTGCCAAAGGCATCAACAACAATCTCGGCTTCGGCACTCAGCGTAAGTACAAAGAGGTCGGCGAGATTCACGTGTTGCCTGGCATGTTTCCCATCCCCGACACCGAGCGTCAGGGCAATCGCCTGCCGCCGCTCATCATCGGACCAAAGCGTCGTAAGCCCTACGCCTGCGCCTGGCCGATAAACATCTCCGGCATGAGCTGGGGTGCGCTGTCAGAAGAAGCAGTGCGTGCGCTTTCGAGCGGTGCCAAACTGGCCAATATCCACATGGCCACTGGTGAAGGCGGTCTCACGCCCTTTCACCTGGATGGTGTCGTGAAGCGTGTCGAGACTGCTGATAGCCTGCGCAACTCGCTGGGCAAGATGGTCTCGCGCGTCACCTTTGGCCTGGTCAAAGAGCCGGCTTCTCCCGTGCGTGAAATCGTCGGTGGTGGTCGCATCATCGTGCAGCTCGGGCCGGCCAAGTTTGGCTTCCGCAAGTCGGTCACCCGGGCCACGGCTGAACAGCTGTTGCGCGGTATCTACCGCTTTGCTGGCCAGTCTCCCGAGGCACCGTTTACCATGCTTGACCTGGATAAGGTCAGGAAGGTGGCGGAAAATGATCAGATCGTGGGCTTTGAGCTGAAGCTGGCGCAGGGTGCAAAACCCGGTCAGGGCGGCAAGTTGCCCAAAGAAAAGATCACTGCGCAGCTGGCTGAATGGCGCGGCATCCCCATGGGTGAGGACTGCTACAGTCCTAATGCCTGGGATGAGTTTAACGATGTGCCGTCGCTCTTCCGTTTTGTCACGCTGATGCAAGAAACCACTGGCAAGCCGGTGGGCATCAAGATTGTGGTGGGACGTGATGAGGCTGTGCGTGACATCGCTCGCCACATGAAGGAAACTGGTGAAGCGCCCGACTGGATCACCGTCGATGGTGGCGAGGGCGGCACTGGTGCGGCACCTGTGGACCTGGCTGACCGTGCCGGTCTGCCTATCCTGCATGCCATCCCCAAGGTGGATACCATCTTGCGCGAAGAAGGTGTGCGCGATATGACTGTCATCGTCGCTAGCGGTCAAATCGCTCGTGGTGACGACGTCGCCATTGCCATTGCGATGGGTGCAGACATGGTCAACATCGGCCGCGGCAATCTCATTGCCGAAGGCTGCATCATGGCTCTGCGTTGCCACACCAACCAGTGCCCCACTGGTATCACAACGCAAGACCCGCGTCTGCGTCGTGGTCTCGATCCGCAAGACAAGTACGTCAAGGTGGCCAACTACAACATGGTTCTGCAGCGTTCGCTGCTCATGTTTATGAAGACCGCCTGCGTGCGCACCCCCTGGGAGTTGACCCGGGCGCATCTGTCAGTAGTGATGGAGCCCATGGTCGAAAAGCGCCTCGATGAAGTCCACCCCTACCCGGATGGCTCCAACGGCAAGCGCAACCCGGTGCTCGGTGCATTGCCTGTGGACGATGAAGCGCAAGCTGATCGTTTTGGTCCCAAGCTGATCAAAATCGAGCAGGTGCGCTAG